A window of Flavobacterium branchiarum genomic DNA:
TCATATCTGCCCCAAAAATTCCTGTTTGGATTTTGTTTCCGAATTCCTTCTCTAAAGTAGCGACAAAGTTTTCATATAAGGGAATTGCTACATCAGGTTTTGATGCTTTTATATACGAAGGACGATTCCCTTTTTTTGTACCAGCATGAAGTGTAAACTGGCTAACGACTATAATTTCGCCATTAATATCCTGAACAGAACAGTTCATGACATCATTTTCGTCGTTAAAAATTCTAATTTTAATTATTTTTCCAACTAGCCAATCGATATCCTCTTGATTGTCGGCATCTTCAATCCCAACAAAAACAAGCAATCCTTTTTTGATATCGGCTACTTTATTATCATCAACTACTACCGAAGCAGAAGAAACTCTTTGAAGAACAACTCTCAAAACAATTGCGAATTAAAGATTATAAATTATGAACACATTTTATTTAGTAGCAAGTACTAAAGAAGTAAAATGACTTAGTTTTTATTGAATTTCAGTCCTAATTAATGCTTATTTCCTAGTTTCATCGCTAGCAGCACGATCTTCATTGTGAATATCTGTACGATAATGCTCGTCTTCACCTTCTAAGATTTTAAGATAGCTATTATAACGTGACCATGCAATTTCATCTCTTTCAAGAGCTGCTTTTATAGCACAATGCGGTTCATCTTTATGCAAACAGTTATTGAATTTACACTGATCTTTTAGTTTAAAAAATTCTGGAAAGTAACCACTAACTTCTTCTTTTTCCATATCAACAATACCAAATCCTTTAATACCTGGCGTATCAATAATACGTGCACCAAAAGATAAGTCATACATTTCTGCAAATGTAGTTGTATGTTGTCCTTGCTTACTTGCTGTCGAAATGGTTTTGGTTTTAAGATGTAAGCTGGGCTCCATTGCATTTACAAGAGTCGACTTTCCAACTCCAGAATGCCCTGAGAACATCGTTACCTTATTAATCATCAATCCTTTTAACTCCTCAACACCTTTTCCTTCTGTTGATGATATACGCAAACATTTATAACCAATCTCTTGGTATACGTGTTGCATATACAATTGTTCATCAAGTGTGTCTTCATCAAAAGTATCAATTTTATTAAAAACCAATATTGTTTCAATACCATATGCTTCGGCAGTAACCAAAAAACGGTCGATAAAATTAAATGTAGTTGGTGGATTATTGATTGTTACTAATAAAAACACGCAATCAATATTAGACGCAATAATATGCATCTGATGAGATAAATTCACTGATTTACGAACAATGTAGTTCTTTCTTTCATGAATATTATGGATTGTTCCTGTTACAGTATCCGAACTTTCTTCAAGTTCATAATCCACAACATCCCCTACAGCTATAGGATTGGTACTCTTAATACCTTTTATCCTAAACTTTCCTTTCATTCTACACTCTATAAAATCACCTGTTTCGGTTTTTACGGTGTACCAACTTCCTGTAGATTTGTATACGGTTCCTGTCATAGTGCAAAGATAAAATTTTGTTTCAGCTTTAAAGTTTAAAAGTTCAAAGTTTTTTAGACTTTCTCCACATTAAAAAATCCCCATGAGCCATTAAAAGCTATGGGGATTCAATTATTGAGAATTATTAACTATAAAAGCAATGCAAGAACATGAAAAAAATCACATATTTTTCTATTATAACCTTGCCTTACTTATAAGTTTATATAAGTTATGCGTTAAGGATTCTCTCTTGGTGACTGATACTTTCTTGGTGAATTGCTTTAAACATTTTAAGTACAAACTCTTCAGACAATCCTTTTTTCTCTCCTTCAAGAATCATTTTTCCAAGAATTTCATTCCAACGGCTGTTTTGAAGAATAGCAACGTTTGAGTCTTTTTTCACCTGACCAATTTCGTCAGCAACTTTCATACGTTTTCCTAACAAGTCTAATAAATTAGCATCTAGAACATCAATATTAGCTCTTAATTTTGACATTTTTTGGCTATATTCATCCGTTTTGTCGTCCGTTTTTCTAACTCTTAAATCTTTGAAAATTTGTTTCAAAGCATCTGGAGTTACTTGTTGTGCAGCATCACTCCAAGCGTTATCTGGATCAATATGAGTTTCGATAATCATACCATCGTAATTTAAATCTAACGCCTCTTGAGTTACTTCAAGAATCATTTTACGATCTCCAGTAATATGAGATGGATCAATGATTAAAGGTAAGTCAGGGAATTTATTTTGCAATTCGATAGCAATCTGCCATTCTGGAATGTTTCTGTATTTCGTTTTTTCGTAAGTCGAAAATCCTCTGTGTATTACACCTAGTTTTTCGATTCCCGCCATATGTAAACGTTCAACACCACCTAACCACAAAGATAAATCTGGGTTAACAGGGTTTTTAATCAAAACTATTTTATCAGTTCCTTTAAGAGTATCTGCAATTTCTTGAACAGCAAACGGATTTGCTGTAGTACGAGCACCAACCCATAAAACATCGATATCATGCTCTAAAGCAAGTTTACAATGTGCTGCAGTTGCAACTTCAGTCCCCATTAATAAGCCAGTTTCAGCTTTTGCTTTTTGCAACCATTTCAAACCAATTTCTCCTACACCTTCAAATCCTCCCGGACGCGTTCTTGGTTTCCAAATTCCAGCTCTGAATATACTTACGTCTGAATCTTTTAATTCATGTGCAATTTTCAATACTTGGTCTTCAGTTTCAGCACTACAAGGTCCAGCTATTACAAGCGGATGTTCTAATTTGAATGCTTCTAACCAACTTCTCATTTCTTTCTTATTTTCCATCTTTTCTTTAGTTTATTTTTTAGTAGTAATTCCGTTTAATATTTCTTTTATTTTATTCACACTTTCCATTTCCTCATAAATGGCATTATAATCATCTGCAACCAGCAAGTCTTTAAACTGAGTTAGATTTGATATGTATTCTTCTAAGGTTTCAATTACCTGTTTTTTATTTTGTTTAAAAATTGGTGTCCACATTGCTGGTGAACTTTTCGCCAAACGAACGGTACTTTCAAATCCACTTCCCGCCATATCAAAAATATCCTGTTCGTCTTTCTCCTTATTTATAACCGTTTTCCCAAGCATAAACGAACTTATATGTGACAGATGCGACACGTAAGCAATATGTTTATCATGCGATTTTGGATCCATATATCGTATGCGCATCCCTATTGCTGCAAAAAGCTTCAGAGCCTTTTCTTGCAATTTAAAAGTGGTTTTTTCGACCTCGCAAATAATATTTGTTTTCCCTTTAAAGAGTCCTTTTATCGCTGCCGAAGGTCCAGAGAATTCTGTTCCTGCTATTGGATGTGTCGCAATAAAATTTCTTCTTTTCGGATGATTCGCTACTGCTTCACAAATTGGTTTTTTAGTTGATCCCACTTCAAAAACGATTGTTTTATCACCAATTACATCCAAAACTTTAGGCAAAACACTTAATGCAACATCTACTGGAACCGAAACAATTACAAAATCGGCAGTTCCCAAATCATCAAAAGTAGATGCCTTATCAATAACCCCCAACTCAATTGCTTCCTCTAAATGCGTTTGGTTATTATCAATTCCGTAAATAGTAGCTTCAGGATATAATTCTTTGATATCTAAAACCATCGAACCGCCTATTAACCCTATTCCTATTACGTGTATATTCATTTTTTATTTTTATTTTAAAGCTTCCCGATAATTATCGGGACGTGCTGTCCGACTTTATCTTTTTCTAGCTAAAGAAACTAGAAAAAGAATGTCGCTCCCATCATTTCGTTTCTCAACAACCTTTAGATTTAAAATCGATCTATTGCTTCCTGTACTTTATCCTCTTTCACACACAACGAAAACCTAATATAACCTTCTCCGTTACTTCCGAAGATTGTTCCCGGCGTGATGAAAATATGTTTCTCAATTAAAATTTCGTCAATGAACTTTTCTGCCGATTCTATTCCTTCCGGAAGCTTTGCCCAAACAAAAAGCCCAACTCCTTCTTTATATACTTTGCATCCTAGTTTTTCCGCAAGCTTTTCGGTTAATTCTCTTCGGCGTTTGTAAATTACATTCTGCTCTTCAAACCATGATTTCTCGCAATTTAATGCAGCAATGGCTCCTTTCTGGATTCCGTAGAACATACCGCTGTCCATATTACTTTTCACTTTCAAAATAGCATCAATCGTTACAGGATTACCTAAAACCATTCCAACTCTCCATCCAGCCATATTAAAGGTCTTACTCAATGAATTAAGCTCTAATGCTACATCCTTTGCTCCTTCAATTTGTAACAAACTCATTGGTTTATCATTCAAAACAAAACTATACGGATTATCATTAATCAATAAAATAGTATGTTTTTTAGCAAAAGCAATCAATTTTTCAAATAACTCCAAGCTTCCTCTTGCTCCCGTAGGCATGTGAGGATAACCCAACCACATAATTTTTACTTTAGAAAGATCTAATTTCTCTAGAGCTTCAAAATCGGGCTCCCAATTCGTATTCTCTTTCAAATCATAATAAACCGGAACTGCTCCAACCAAATTGGTTACCGAAGTATATGTTGGATATCCTGGATTCGGAATTAAAACATGATCACCTTCATTCAAAAATGCCAATGAAATATGCATAATTCCCTCTTTTGACCCCATCAATGGCAAAATTTCATTAGTAGGATTTAGAGTTACACCATAATTATTCTGGTAAAAATCGGCCATTCCTTTTCTCAACTCTGGCAATCCTTGATAACTTTGATACTGATGCGCATTTTCATCTTGCATTGCCGAAACTACTGCTTCGATAACTGCTTTAGAAGGTTTTAAATCAGGACTTCCAATTCCCATATTGATAATTGGCTTGCCTTCTGATTGTAGTTGTCTTACTTCTCTAAGTTTTGAAGAAAAGTAGTATTCCTCTACGACATCTAATCTTTTTGCTGTTGTAATCATGGTGGTTTATATATTTGTTTGCTTTAGCCTTTAGGCTGTAAACTTTATGCTCTTCTTATTAACTTCTGACTCAAATTAAGGTTTCGTGTTTTTATACTCTCCTAAAACTTTAAAATATTCCGCCATAATTTCTATTAGTGATTTTGCCTTTGCATAATCTTCGTAATCTTCAAAAGTTACATCTACGAAAAAGGAATATTTCCAAGGTGTCTCTATTTTTGGCAACGATTGAATTTTTGTTAAATTCAGTTTGCAATCGCTCATTACATTTAAAACCGCCGCTAAACTGCCACGTTTATGATTTAATTCGAATTTTATCGATGCTCTGTTAATCTCCTTTGTAGGCAAAAAAGAATTCTCTTTCTTAATTATTACAAAGCGGGTCATATTGTTTTTGATCGTCTGAATTTCTGGCGCCAGAATTTCTAAATCATACATAACCGAAGCCGTTTTACTTCCAATTGCTGCAATTCCAGTTAATTGTTTTTCCTGAATTCTTCTTGCAGTTTCGGCAGTATCTTTATCCTCTACCAATTTTACATTTGGATATTTTTTCAAGAAATCCATACATTGTAATAATGCCATTGGATGTGAATGAACCTCTGTAATATCCTCTATTTTCTGACCTTTTAGAGCCATTAAATTTTGGTGAATGCTTAAATAATGCTCTCCAATTATGTGCAAATTATTCTTGTCTATCAAGGCATAATTCGGAATAATTGGCCCTGCGATTGAATTCTCGATTGCCATTACTGCCTGATCTGATTTCCCAGAAAGCACGCTGTCAATTAATTCCTCAAACGATAAACACTCGTCAATATCCACGTTTCCAGAGAAATACTCATTCACTACCTGATGATGAAATGAGCCTTTAATACCTTGTATTGCAATTTTTGTTGTCATATACTCAAAAAAAAATCCTGATAGATATCAGGATTGTATATTAGTTTTATTTGTCTTTAAATTTTCTCAAATAACCATAGCACAATCCTTACTTCTACTAAAGAAGAAATAATAAGTGTTGCTAAAATAAAAACGGTTATGTGACATTTCTGTTTGTGTTTTTCAATAAATTCTTTGCGAATGTATACATTATTTTTACTGCACCAAAAAAAATAATGCTTTTTATGAAACAAAAAAGGATTTCTTAACAAATAAGCTCGATTTTGTAAGATAATTAAATAAATCGGCCTT
This region includes:
- the dtd gene encoding D-aminoacyl-tRNA deacylase, translated to MRVVLQRVSSASVVVDDNKVADIKKGLLVFVGIEDADNQEDIDWLVGKIIKIRIFNDENDVMNCSVQDINGEIIVVSQFTLHAGTKKGNRPSYIKASKPDVAIPLYENFVATLEKEFGNKIQTGIFGADMKISLLNDGPVTIIMDSKNRE
- the rsgA gene encoding ribosome small subunit-dependent GTPase A, translating into MTGTVYKSTGSWYTVKTETGDFIECRMKGKFRIKGIKSTNPIAVGDVVDYELEESSDTVTGTIHNIHERKNYIVRKSVNLSHQMHIIASNIDCVFLLVTINNPPTTFNFIDRFLVTAEAYGIETILVFNKIDTFDEDTLDEQLYMQHVYQEIGYKCLRISSTEGKGVEELKGLMINKVTMFSGHSGVGKSTLVNAMEPSLHLKTKTISTASKQGQHTTTFAEMYDLSFGARIIDTPGIKGFGIVDMEKEEVSGYFPEFFKLKDQCKFNNCLHKDEPHCAIKAALERDEIAWSRYNSYLKILEGEDEHYRTDIHNEDRAASDETRK
- a CDS encoding bifunctional 3-deoxy-7-phosphoheptulonate synthase/chorismate mutase type II, whose product is MENKKEMRSWLEAFKLEHPLVIAGPCSAETEDQVLKIAHELKDSDVSIFRAGIWKPRTRPGGFEGVGEIGLKWLQKAKAETGLLMGTEVATAAHCKLALEHDIDVLWVGARTTANPFAVQEIADTLKGTDKIVLIKNPVNPDLSLWLGGVERLHMAGIEKLGVIHRGFSTYEKTKYRNIPEWQIAIELQNKFPDLPLIIDPSHITGDRKMILEVTQEALDLNYDGMIIETHIDPDNAWSDAAQQVTPDALKQIFKDLRVRKTDDKTDEYSQKMSKLRANIDVLDANLLDLLGKRMKVADEIGQVKKDSNVAILQNSRWNEILGKMILEGEKKGLSEEFVLKMFKAIHQESISHQERILNA
- a CDS encoding prephenate dehydrogenase, translated to MNIHVIGIGLIGGSMVLDIKELYPEATIYGIDNNQTHLEEAIELGVIDKASTFDDLGTADFVIVSVPVDVALSVLPKVLDVIGDKTIVFEVGSTKKPICEAVANHPKRRNFIATHPIAGTEFSGPSAAIKGLFKGKTNIICEVEKTTFKLQEKALKLFAAIGMRIRYMDPKSHDKHIAYVSHLSHISSFMLGKTVINKEKDEQDIFDMAGSGFESTVRLAKSSPAMWTPIFKQNKKQVIETLEEYISNLTQFKDLLVADDYNAIYEEMESVNKIKEILNGITTKK
- a CDS encoding pyridoxal phosphate-dependent aminotransferase; this encodes MITTAKRLDVVEEYYFSSKLREVRQLQSEGKPIINMGIGSPDLKPSKAVIEAVVSAMQDENAHQYQSYQGLPELRKGMADFYQNNYGVTLNPTNEILPLMGSKEGIMHISLAFLNEGDHVLIPNPGYPTYTSVTNLVGAVPVYYDLKENTNWEPDFEALEKLDLSKVKIMWLGYPHMPTGARGSLELFEKLIAFAKKHTILLINDNPYSFVLNDKPMSLLQIEGAKDVALELNSLSKTFNMAGWRVGMVLGNPVTIDAILKVKSNMDSGMFYGIQKGAIAALNCEKSWFEEQNVIYKRRRELTEKLAEKLGCKVYKEGVGLFVWAKLPEGIESAEKFIDEILIEKHIFITPGTIFGSNGEGYIRFSLCVKEDKVQEAIDRF
- a CDS encoding prephenate dehydratase, with product MTTKIAIQGIKGSFHHQVVNEYFSGNVDIDECLSFEELIDSVLSGKSDQAVMAIENSIAGPIIPNYALIDKNNLHIIGEHYLSIHQNLMALKGQKIEDITEVHSHPMALLQCMDFLKKYPNVKLVEDKDTAETARRIQEKQLTGIAAIGSKTASVMYDLEILAPEIQTIKNNMTRFVIIKKENSFLPTKEINRASIKFELNHKRGSLAAVLNVMSDCKLNLTKIQSLPKIETPWKYSFFVDVTFEDYEDYAKAKSLIEIMAEYFKVLGEYKNTKP